CTCCGCACGCGGCGTCCGGCCGGGACGAGGAGTGCGTCGAAGTGATCGAGTACCTGACGACCGTGGGAACCCTCACGGGGATCTTCGCCATCGCCGGGGCCGGCCTGAACATCACGCTCGGCTACGCGGGCGTCTTCTCGGCCGCCCAGGCGGTCTTCGTCGGCATCGGCGCGTACACGACCGCGCTGCTCGGGCCGCGCGTGGACGGCTCCTTCCTCGTCTGCGCGCTCGTGGGCACCGGGCTGGCGATGGTCGCCGCGATCGCACTGGCGTCCACCGGATTGCGGGTGAGCGACGAATACTTCATCGTCGCCTCGCTGGCCTTCCAGATCATCATCTCGACCGTCTTCGCGAGCTGGTACTCGGTGACGAAAGGGGCCGACGGGATATCCGGTGTGCCCTACCCCCAGGTGTTCGGGATCGAGCTGGGGACACACGGCGCGGGATCGGCGCTGGTGTGGACGATCGCGATCCTCGTCGTCGCCCTGACCGCGGTGCTGCGCCGGGGCGCGGCCGGCCGGTTGTTCTTCGCGATCCGCGAAGACCCGGTCGCGACGGAGACGCTGGGGCGCAGCCCGGTCGTCGGCAAGTACGCCGCGATCGTCCTGGGGGCCGGCGTGTCCGCGCTCGGCGGCGTGCTCTACGCCTTCTACACCGGCTTCGTGAACGCGCCGACGTTCGGCTACTCGCTGTCGATCGAACTGGTCGCGATCGTGGTCGTCGGTGGCATCGGCCTGTCCATCGGCCCGATCATCGGCGGCGCGATCATCGTCGCCGCCATCCCGCTGATCAGCCTGCTCGACCTGCCGTCCACGGTCGTCGGGCCGCTCCAGCAATTGGTCTACGGAGCGCTGATCATCGCCGTGGTCGTGCTGCGCGGCTATTTCTCCGCCGGCAGCGCCCTGCGCGGCCGGATGGTGCGGCGGCTCAAGGAAATGCGCCCGGAGCCCTCGGGGCCGGCGAGTGGCGGGAAGGTGACGTCATGACCCTGCAGGTGAACGATGTCCGCGTGGCGTTCGGCGGGCTGGTTGCGCTGGACGGTGTCTCGCTGACC
The sequence above is a segment of the Amycolatopsis viridis genome. Coding sequences within it:
- a CDS encoding branched-chain amino acid ABC transporter permease, encoding MIEYLTTVGTLTGIFAIAGAGLNITLGYAGVFSAAQAVFVGIGAYTTALLGPRVDGSFLVCALVGTGLAMVAAIALASTGLRVSDEYFIVASLAFQIIISTVFASWYSVTKGADGISGVPYPQVFGIELGTHGAGSALVWTIAILVVALTAVLRRGAAGRLFFAIREDPVATETLGRSPVVGKYAAIVLGAGVSALGGVLYAFYTGFVNAPTFGYSLSIELVAIVVVGGIGLSIGPIIGGAIIVAAIPLISLLDLPSTVVGPLQQLVYGALIIAVVVLRGYFSAGSALRGRMVRRLKEMRPEPSGPASGGKVTS